From the Anaeromyxobacter dehalogenans 2CP-1 genome, the window CTGCTCCGCCTGCTCGACACCTCGCTCGCGCCGTCGGAGGGCGTGGTGGAGGTGCTGGGGCAGCCGATCGCCGCCGCCGACGCCCGCCGCCTCCGCGCCCTGCGGGCGCGCATCGGGACCGTGCACCAGCAGCTGCTCCTCGTCCCGCAGGCCACCACCATGCAGAACGTGGTGGCCGGGCGGCTCGGCCGCACCTCGCTCGCGCGCACGCTCGCCGCGCTCGTCTCGCGGCGCGAGGCGGCGCGCGTCCGGGCGTTGCTCGACGACGTCGGCATCGGGGACAAGATCTTCGAGCGGGTGGACCGGCTCTCTGGCGGCGAGCAGCAGCGCGTCGCCATCGCGCGGACGCTCTACCAGGACCCGGAGCTGATCCTCGCCGACGAGCCGCTCGCCTCGGTGGACCCGGCCCGCGCCGCCGACATCGCCGCGCTCCTCACGCGCGCGTTCGCGGGCCGGACGCTGGTGGTCTCCACGCACCGCATCGAGCCGCTCCTCGCCCATGTCGATCGCGTGATCGGCCTGCGCGAGGGCACGCTCGCCTTCGACAAGCCGGCCGCGTCGCTCACGCTGCGCGACCTCGGCGAGCTGTACGAGGCGCGGCGCGGCGCGGCCGACCCGGCGCGCGCGCCGGCGGCCCGGCCGCCCTCCGATCCCGACCTCGCGCCCGGCGGAGCGCTGCGCATCGGCGCGTCCAGCACGCCCGGCGAGCACCTCCTCCCGCCGCTCGTCCGCGCGTTCGCGCGCGCCTACCCGGGGACGCGGGTGAGCCTGAGCCTGAGCGACTCGGCGGCGGTGACCGAGCAGGTGCGCGCGGGGGCGCTCGACCTCGGGTTCGTGGGCGCTCGCGAGGACGATCCCGCGCTCGCTTACGAGGACGTGGCCCGGGACGAGATCGTGCTCGTGGCCGCGCCGGCGCTGGAGCTGCCGCCCGAGCCGCTGCCGCTCGAGGTCGCGGCGCGGCTGCCGCGCGTCGATCGCGAGCCCGGCTCCGGCACGCGCGCGGTGGTGGAGCAGCACCTCGCGAACATGGGCGCCGCGCTCGACCCGGCCGCGGCGGTGCTGGAGGCGGGCGCGCTCGTCGCGCTCAAGGCGGCGGTGGTGTCGGGCATGGGCGTCGCGTTCGTGTCGCGCCGCGCGGTGGGCGACGATCTGCGCAGCGGGCACGTGCGGGTGGTGCGCGTGGAGGGGCTCAGCATCCCGCGCCACGTGTTCGCGGTGGCGCGGCGGAGCCCCGGGCCGAGCGCCGCGGCGCGCGCGTTCCTCGAGGTCGCGCGCGCCGAGGTGCCGCCGGCGTGAGCCAGGCCGCCTTGCACGAGCGCCCGCCGCTCCCGCTCCTGCTCCGCTGGCCGGGCCTCGTGCTCGCCGCCGTGCTGGGGATCGCCTGGCGCATGTCGGAGGGGAGCCTCGGGGCCCTGCTCGCGCCCGAGGCCCGGTCGGCCGCGGCGGAGTTCGCGCGCGGCTTCTGGCCGCCGGCGCACTCGCCTGCGTTCCTCCGCTTCCTGGCCCGGCCGCTCGCCGAGACCGTCGCCATCGCGTTCGCCGGCATGACGCTCGCGCTCGTGCTCGCCGCGCCGCTCGCGTACCTCGCGACCGCGCCGGACGTCGGCCGGGTCCGGGGCGACGCGCCGGGGCCGCTGCGCCGAGCGGCGTGGATCGGTGCGCGCACGGTGCTCAACCTGATGCGCTCCGTCCCGGAGCTGGTCTGGGCGCTCGTGTTCGTGCGCGCGCTCGGGCTCGGGCCGGCCGCAGGGGTGGCGGCCATCGGGATCGGGTACGCGGGCGTGGTCGGGAAGGTGTTCGCCGAGAT encodes:
- a CDS encoding LysR substrate-binding domain-containing protein, with amino-acid sequence MPQRPEAARAGPVAGPDATRSAPPGPALALRGAGRAYGAVRALRPLTLEIRRGERVALLGPSGAGKSTLLRLLDTSLAPSEGVVEVLGQPIAAADARRLRALRARIGTVHQQLLLVPQATTMQNVVAGRLGRTSLARTLAALVSRREAARVRALLDDVGIGDKIFERVDRLSGGEQQRVAIARTLYQDPELILADEPLASVDPARAADIAALLTRAFAGRTLVVSTHRIEPLLAHVDRVIGLREGTLAFDKPAASLTLRDLGELYEARRGAADPARAPAARPPSDPDLAPGGALRIGASSTPGEHLLPPLVRAFARAYPGTRVSLSLSDSAAVTEQVRAGALDLGFVGAREDDPALAYEDVARDEIVLVAAPALELPPEPLPLEVAARLPRVDREPGSGTRAVVEQHLANMGAALDPAAAVLEAGALVALKAAVVSGMGVAFVSRRAVGDDLRSGHVRVVRVEGLSIPRHVFAVARRSPGPSAAARAFLEVARAEVPPA